One Setaria viridis chromosome 5, Setaria_viridis_v4.0, whole genome shotgun sequence genomic region harbors:
- the LOC117855251 gene encoding VQ motif-containing protein 4: MDAGAATSTQERPAPPSPVAAALPMPMPLPQASADPSNPFPTTFVQADTTSFKQVVQILTGTPETAAAAAAGGAQSSPPAPQKPAPAPTGPKKPAFKLYERRSSMKSLKMLCPLLPAAAAFAAGGSAGNGFSPRGFSPRGLEVLSPSMLDFPSLALGSPVTPLPPLPGSEEAAAAEDRAIAEKGFYLHPSPRGNAGPGGDLQAPPRLLPLFPVQSPTSRP; the protein is encoded by the coding sequence ATGGACGCCGGCGCAGCCACCTCCACCCAGGAgcgcccggcgccgccctcgccggtGGCCGCCGCGCTGCCGATGCCGATGCCGCTGCCCCAGGCGTCGGCGGACCCGTCCaaccccttccccaccacctTCGTCCAGGCGGACACCACCTCCTTCAAGCAGGTGGTCCAGATCCTCACCGGCACGCCGGagaccgccgcggccgccgcggcgggcggggcacAGTCGTCTCCGCCGGCCCCGCagaagccggcgccggcgcccacggGGCCCAAGAAGCCGGCTTTCAAGCTCTACGAGCGGCGGAGCAGCATGAAGAGCCTCAAGATGCTGTGCCCGCtgctccctgccgccgccgccttcgccgccggcggctccgcGGGCAACGGGTTCTCCCCGCGGGGGTTCTCGCCGCGCGGTCTGGAGGTGCTGTCGCCGAGCATGCTGGACTTCCCGTCGCTGGCGCTGGGGAGCCCCgtcacgccgctgccgccgctgccggggtccgaggaggccgcggccgccgaggacCGCGCCATCGCCGAGAAGGGGTTCTACCTCCACCCGTCCCCGCGCGGCAATGCGGGCCCCGGCGGCGACCTGCAGGCGCCGCCCAGGCTGCTCCCGCTCTTCCCCGTGCAGTCGCCGACCAGCCGGCCGTGA
- the LOC117859261 gene encoding protein RALF-like 33, with amino-acid sequence MAAVRLVLFTLVVAAAAALLAVRPASAGVPDMGALDALAAGKKQCSGAVGECGVDEAEELGLSGVGAGEEIVRRTLAARQPRNRYISYAALRADQVPCNQRGRSYYSNCGAGAQKAANPYRRGCSVITRCARNTN; translated from the coding sequence ATGGCGGCGGTTCGGCTCGTGCTGTTTACGCtcgtggtggcagcggcggcggcgctcctggcCGTGCGGCCGGCCTCGGCGGGCGTGCCGGACATGGGCGCGCTGGACGCCCTTGCGGCGGGGAAGAAGCAGTGCTCGGGCGCCGTGGGCGAGTGCGGcgtggacgaggcggaggagctcgGGCTGAGCGGCGTCGGCGCGGGCGAGGAGATCGTTCGGCGGACGCtggcggcgcggcagccccGGAACCGGTACATCAGCTACGCAGCGCTGCGGGCGGACCAGGTGCCCTGCAACCAGCGCGGCCGCTCCTACTACAGCaactgcggcgccggcgcgcagaAGGCCGCTAACCCCTACCGCCGCGGGTGCTCCGTCATCACCCGCTGCGCCCGCAACACCAACTGA